The DNA window ATTTCTTTTTCTCCCGGTAGTAGGACGAAAGGTTTGAATAATGGCACGTGCTATTCGCTCATAATCGGATTCATCCAAGCGATACTGACCTTTGGTTAAATCTTGTAAAAATAATGCTAGATGCCTAGCACCAGTCTTATACTGCCTCATCATTTTTTGTTCGAAAAAGAAAAGAAGAGTTAGTAACCCAAGGCCTTTCATGTCAAGGTTGTTTCCTAATAGATCTTGCTCTCGTTTACGATCAAGTTCATAGAGTGGATCAAATAGGGCGAGTCTTCTTATTCGTTCCCTATATCCACTTGTTACTTCCTTTAGTTCGAGCTCGTCCAATTAGAATCCCTCCAAATCTTTTGCAATTCTTTAGTTTTAAGAGTCTCTTGAGGCAAATACTTCCCATTATCTAAAATTCTATGGATCATGGACATCTCCTCATTAGAAAAAAAGGATAAAAATTGATCCATCGCATCTTTATTTTCTCTTTGATATTCCTTTCCAACTGCGGGTTCCTTTTGTAAACAAGCCTGATAGAACGGAATGGCTAGCTCTACTTTTAGCTTTTGATTTAATAAATGCCAAATCGTAATTCCTTCTCGATCCAAATCGCCAAAATAAAAAAACTGATGATTGGCTTGAACAGGGAATTGCATGGCAAATTGCTCTATACTTTTGATAACAGCCTTACCACAGCCGTATATTAAGGTAGAAAAATCCGTTTCTTCTATAACAGGGAGTAATCCTTGATATGAAGTTTTGTTTTCCACTATGAAGTGAAGTTGATCTGGGGAATTAAGTTTACCAGGGTTTATCGCAAACATTAGAGGTTCAGAAACAGGTATAATTTTGAGTTTATCAAAAAGCTGAATTCTTTCTAACACTTCTTTCCCACTCTTCTCAACGATCCATTTCTCATCCCCTACCAATTCATAGCTTCTCTCTGGCGCAGGAACTGTTTCAGAAGGGAGAGTGGTATGTTTAAGATAACAATCTATTTTCTGAAGGTAAGGAAGATCTTTTTTCCAGTAAGATGGATCCTTGCCATAATAAAAATCAAGATTTATGAGTGAATGAAATAAACTACGGTAACGTTGTAGTTCAAGATGAAAGTCCTCAGAGAGCATGCTTTTATTGATTCTGTATTGAAAGGCAATCGATGGATTACGATTCGTTCTACCTTTAGAT is part of the Bacillaceae bacterium S4-13-56 genome and encodes:
- a CDS encoding DUF2220 family protein; amino-acid sequence: MKKLQKFLSTYKNKSIGLHELEQFGEKYYDSYDDFSKVVLDLESDGILTMVKSKGRTNRNPSIAFQYRINKSMLSEDFHLELQRYRSLFHSLINLDFYYGKDPSYWKKDLPYLQKIDCYLKHTTLPSETVPAPERSYELVGDEKWIVEKSGKEVLERIQLFDKLKIIPVSEPLMFAINPGKLNSPDQLHFIVENKTSYQGLLPVIEETDFSTLIYGCGKAVIKSIEQFAMQFPVQANHQFFYFGDLDREGITIWHLLNQKLKVELAIPFYQACLQKEPAVGKEYQRENKDAMDQFLSFFSNEEMSMIHRILDNGKYLPQETLKTKELQKIWRDSNWTSSN